The Triticum urartu cultivar G1812 chromosome 6, Tu2.1, whole genome shotgun sequence genome includes the window TCGGTTATCTGTAATGGTTATCGGGCTGGTTGGCCCTATTTGAGTCCATGAGTTTTACAGGAGTTTTTATTAAATGATGATGTTGGATCTGAACCTGTATAAGGAGTCACACAAGTAGTGAACTCATAGTTTTTGTGTATACATATTTATAACGGTAGCAGCAAGGTCGGGCCATCACCTTCATTGGTACGTGCCGGGTGACAGGCGCCGGCGCACGATGGCCCTCACTGGCACCTTTTTCTGAAGTGCCAGTTTGAATTTCTCATCCATGTCCATGTCCATCCCGGCCACCCCATCTGGCACAATCCAGTCGAAGATGTGCACCAGCGCCACCCCCCACGCGCGTGTCCCCGCACAATCTCTGGCCCACGCCGAACAGGGTGAGCTAGAAATGCCAACAGACCCGAGGAGTGATGGAAACCGCCTGACATAATAATAGACCCATCATGATACGTTACCATCGGAATGGGCAGCACAATGCGACTGTGACCGCCGGTTGTGACTCCATAGCTAAAAATGGAAATTTTATCTCTCTGAGACCATTGAAAAAGGGCATGGAACGAGAAAGAAGCTGTGTCCGCACAATATGTTGGGAACCGCCTGCATGCAACTTTAAATGGATTCTCACTGGATTCCACGACGACGGGCCCGGCAACGACGGTGTAGGATGCGTGGACAGTGGACCGGGTGGCAGGGCGTGTGGACCGGGGGAGTGCGGGTTGTTTCCGTGAAAAATGAGGGGTTTTCCACAAAAGTGCGGCGGCACCAAGGCGCTCCACCGTCGAGGGGCCGTAAAGATACCATAGAGTGTTATGTATTCCATGTATAAAGATCGTATTGTAGTGTTTCTCGAGCTATGAGACCAATTCATAGCGCCAGAGGCTTGAAAAACCAAATGTGTAATTTTGTCCTGCGAGGAAATCCGTTTCCCAAACTCCACTCCACCAAATCAAAACCCAGGGGCGGGTCCGTCGGGGACAGCAGCCCGAGCTTGGCGTGGAAGCTAGGCGGCGGAACAGAATGGCGGCCCTGCAGCTGCAGGGGAGAAGGCTCCTCCTTTtgcagcccctccccctcctcgCGCGGCAAGCCCTCCGCCGTGCCGTCCCGCCGCCCATCCCCCGCTGCCGCTTCCTCGGCTCCTCCTCCCCTCCCGCGGCaccggcctccccctccccgccCGCACCCGGCCCCCGCTCCCCGTCCGGCTCGCTCCTGCCGACGAGCGCCGCGGCCGTCGTGCCGGCCGCGCGCGGCGCTGGGTCCCCCGGCCTCGAGATCTCCGCTCCGCAGCGAGGCCGGGCCACCTCGGGCTGGCCCCTTCCGTCGTCGGCATTGCTCCACGCCGCGGCGCCCTGGTAAGGTTTCGGTCCGTACCGTACCGTACGTCCTTGCTCCGTCTCCGCCCGGGGAGAAGAGAAGAAAGTTGGTGCCTTTTTTGATCGTCTACTCACAGCTTCTACTCTGGCGTCCCCTTCCTCCCTTCCCTAGGGCGCTCTGGACATCGGCCGCGGCTGATGACATGGTGGGCGCGCTCATCGGCGCCAACTTGTCCGTCTTCATGCTCTGGCGCGTGCTCGCCTATCCCAGGTTCATCACGGATCCTCACATGGTCAGTGTCTTGGTGACCTGATGGTTACCCAAGTGACTTCTTTTGCTTTGATCTCGCAAGTGCTGGCCATGATTTCACTAATCCACTATGACACTGTCACCTGATGATTCTGTGGACGGACGAGCAGGTTTGGCTGGACATGTACTTCGGCGGGCGGCTGCACACGCTGCTCACGACCGCCTCCAGCAACGTGGATCCCATGTTCATGAGGAAACATTTCATGGTTGGTGCTTGGTTGGTAGTTAATTTCTAATGTGGTGGTCTGGACTGAAGACTGTGGTACTATGAGTCTATATATGACCTGATGGTTTTTGTTGATGAGCAGACCTCGCTGGACAATTTCACGAGTGGGCGTTTGCACACGATGCTCACCAGTTCTTTCAGCCACATGGACCTTAAgcacctcttcaacaacatggtCGGCCTCTACTTCTTCGGCTCGAGCGTAAGACACTCACTCTTGTCACACTATCATCTCTTCTGTTCTGTTGACGATGCAGAAATGGAACACATATTTGTTTGTCAGGCTGAAATTGCATAACTTTGGTTGATAGGACTGATTACTGAATTAGTGTCGCGATCTCTCAACCGGGAGTGCAGTGGTCTTGGTTCAattgtactccctctgtaccTAAATATAAGATGTCTTATATTTAGGTACGGAGGTAGTATCAGTTAAATGTAGAAGTTCACTTGCATTTACTTTGGTTCATGTACTTGTCTAAGATCAATAAAGCTTCCTTTATCTGAAAAAGGAGTGAATTGGCTTTCCTGTAtttaagtactccctccgtccgaaaatacttgtcatcaaaatggataaaaaaagatgtatctagaactaaaatacatctagatacatccccttttatccattttgatgacaggtatttccggatggagggggTATTTGTTATCTCTCCTGTATTGGCACTCAGACCAACATTACGCATGATCTAGGAGTTGCTGCGGTAGTATATGCATTTGGAAAGTTCTTTTTGTTGGACTCGAAATATGTGATCTACATTCCAAGCAAGTGTGCAGTACCACTCACTTGTTCCTAATTAAAGAGATGCTGAAATCATATGACCGTGTTCAAGAAATAATATCATGTTTGATAGGAGTGAATTGGCTCTACCATGCTTTTTATCTACTCCCTCCAATCCATATTACTTGTTGCTCATATGGATGTAGACTGACTTTTCGTAACTTGAACCGGATTCCTTCCTTAGGATTAACAAAGAGCAATGATACTTTATCACCAACCTTGTGGTTTATTAtcagtactccctctgttcacttatATAAGACGTTTTAGTAAATTCAGACAGTGTACTAAACAGTTCAAACTCAGCTGTCTGAAACGCCTTATAAAaacgaacggagggagtactatcaTTTGATATGTTTCTGTGATGACAAAGTATTACCTTCCTTGCTCATGTTgaatttctttttcttttcttttgtgcATTAGATTGCCCGCACGTTTGGTCCTGGTTTTCTTTTCCAACTGTACGTTACTGGAGCACTTACTGGGTCTGTATTCTACCTGGCAGAAAAGATTTTTCTAGCTCCACGAAAAGAGGTAATATGTTTACTTTATGCATCAGTGAACTGGATTCCAAATCCTGAGCATCAATTAGTTCTGATTATCAAATAAAATCCTATGGTACGATTATATTATCTCTGATTTAGTACATATTTTTTCCTGTTACTTTCATGTGAGAAGACTGGTATTCAGTCACTTTGCTGCCCATGCTAGCTACTTGATGCCAGCAAAGCTTCTGGGATCCAGATCCTTTTTTCAAGCTGCACGATAATCTTCCTAATCTAATAAGTAATGCTTCTCTTGCAGGTTTTTGGAGGATGGAAAACTCCCTGTCTTGTAAGTGATTTCCTGTCTTATAATAACTACTctctctgtaaactaatataagagcgtttacggagggagtacatcatATATTACAGTGAAATTTGCCCCAATCAACCAACTATTTGTCACCGTACACCAAGAAAAAATATTTGGATGGAAATTTTGGT containing:
- the LOC125515206 gene encoding RHOMBOID-like protein 12, mitochondrial isoform X2 produces the protein MAALQLQGRRLLLLQPLPLLARQALRRAVPPPIPRCRFLGSSSPPAAPASPSPPAPGPRSPSGSLLPTSAAAVVPAARGAGSPGLEISAPQRGRATSGWPLPSSALLHAAAPWALWTSAAADDMVGALIGANLSVFMLWRVLAYPRFITDPHMVWLDMYFGGRLHTLLTTASSNVDPMFMRKHFMTSLDNFTSGRLHTMLTSSFSHMDLKHLFNNMVGLYFFGSSIARTFGPGFLFQLYVTGALTGSVFYLAEKIFLAPRKEVFGGWKTPCLGVGLIGADLWRVKKGGSRVSGSSHLGGALVAAVAFAKIKGWI
- the LOC125515206 gene encoding RHOMBOID-like protein 12, mitochondrial isoform X1, with translation MAALQLQGRRLLLLQPLPLLARQALRRAVPPPIPRCRFLGSSSPPAAPASPSPPAPGPRSPSGSLLPTSAAAVVPAARGAGSPGLEISAPQRGRATSGWPLPSSALLHAAAPWALWTSAAADDMVGALIGANLSVFMLWRVLAYPRFITDPHMVWLDMYFGGRLHTLLTTASSNVDPMFMRKHFMTSLDNFTSGRLHTMLTSSFSHMDLKHLFNNMVGLYFFGSSIARTFGPGFLFQLYVTGALTGSVFYLAEKIFLAPRKEVFGGWKTPCLGASAAVNAIILLEIFLHPTKLLYLHLFIPVPAALVGVGLIGADLWRVKKGGSRVSGSSHLGGALVAAVAFAKIKGWI